The following are from one region of the Etheostoma spectabile isolate EspeVRDwgs_2016 chromosome 2, UIUC_Espe_1.0, whole genome shotgun sequence genome:
- the rps6 gene encoding small ribosomal subunit protein eS6: MKLNISFPATGCQKLIEVDDERKLRTFYEKRMATEVPADPLGDEWKGYVVRISGGNDKQGFPMKQGVLTHGRVRLLLSKGHSCYRPRRTGERKRKSVRGCIVDANLSVLNLVIIKKGEKDIPGLTDSTVPRRLGPKRASKIRKLFNLAKEDDVRQYVVRRPLTKEGKKPRTKAPRIQRLVTPRVLQHKRRRISLKRQRTLKNKEEASEYAKLLAKRMKEAKEKRQEQIAKRRRLSSLRASTSKSESSQK, encoded by the exons ATGAAG CTGAACATCTCATTCCCCGCTACTGGCTGTCAGAAGCTGATTGAAGTTGATGATGAGCGTAAGCTGAGGACCTTCTATGAGAAGCGTATGGCAACTGAGGTGCCTGCTGACCCTCTGGGAGATGAGTGGAAG GGTTATGTGGTGCGCATCAGCGGAGGCAACGACAAACAGGGCTTCCCTATGAAGCAGGGGGTGCTGACCCACGGCCGTGTGCGCCTGCTGCTCAGCAAGGGCCACTCCTGCTACCGTCCCCGCAGGACTGGTGAGCGCAAACGCAAGTCTGTTCGTGGCTGCATCGTTGACGCCAATCTCAGCGTGCTCAACTTGGTCATCATCAAGAAAG GTGAGAAGGACATTCCCGGGCTGACCGACAGCACCGTCCCTCGCCGTCTTGGTCCCAAGAGGGCCAGCAAGATCCGCAAGCTCTTCAACCTGGCTAAGGAGGATGACGTTAGACAGTATGTGGTGAGGAGACCCCTGACTAAAGAAG GCAAAAAGCCCAGAACTAAGGCTCCCAGGATCCAGAGACTGGTGACGCCCCGTGTGCTGCAGCACAAGCGCCGCCGTATCTCCCTCAAGAGACAGCGCACCCTGAAGAACAAGGAGGAGGCCTCTGAGTATGCCAAGCTGCTGGCCAAGAGGATGAAG GAGGCCAAAGAGAAGCGCCAGGAACAGATCGCCAAGAGGCGCCGCCTTTCTTCTCTGAGAGCATCCACATCCAAGTCAGAGTCCAGCCAAAAGTGA
- the LOC116699432 gene encoding perilipin-2 isoform X1 — MPTNNNQQKMPSAAARLSKLPMVHFACSKLSVLYTDTKCSYPKMKSVCEVLESSVTAVVSPVLVQMEPQISVANDVACRSLDWLETAFPVLHTPTEQIVATAKNKMHEIQDMVSVAANGTVDCAALTVAWLMNRIQQVDNPADQSLVVRALCVASVGLDSALITSEALLDRVLPSTEEDKEEEANLVEGFEAATLSRRYTVRLVSLAAKLCRRTYKMFGSKMQSVQVMESLSRSTSLVQELQTSWLSLAWNLQGLPHHIQALPQYLQHQLVSMFFFISQMYDLGCPPPQPHPSDQDGSLNDAETPSAHNGVVQARLQAKPTFRARWPTKMPDFDTGCNVK, encoded by the exons ATGCCGACGAACAACAACCAGCAG AAGATGCCAAGTGCAGCTGCCAGACTTTCCAAGCTGCCCATGGTTCACTTCGCTTGTTCCAAGCTGTCGGTGTTGTACACTGACACCAAATGCAGCTACCCCAAAATGAAGTCTGTGTGTGAGGTGCTGGAGAGCAGCGTGACCGCTGTGGTTTCACCTGTCCTTGTTCAAATGGAGCCCCAGA TTTCGGTTGCAAATGATGTTGCCTGTAGAAGTCTTGACTGGCTAGAGACTGCCTTCCCTGTGCTACACACACCCACGGAGCag aTTGTTGCTACTGCCAAGAACAAGATGCATGAGATCCAGGATATGGTGAGTGTTGCAGCTAATGGAACTGTGGACTGTGCAGCGCTCACAGTTGCATGGCTGATGAACAGGATACAGCAGGTAGACAACCCGGCTGACCAGTCACTTGTGGTGAGAGCCCTTTGTGTTGCCAGTGTGGGACTGGACTCTGCTCTGATCACGTCAGAGGCTCTGCTGGACCGGGTGCTTCCTTCCACTGAAGAAGATAAAG AGGAAGAAGCTAACTTGGTGGAGGGTTTTGAAGCGGCCACCCTCAGCAGAAGATACACTGTACGACTGGTTTCACTGGCTGCCAAGCTGTGCAGGAGGACCTACAAAATGTTTGGGTCCAAGATGCAATCTGTTCAG GTCATGGAGAGTTTGTCCAGGTCTACAAGTCTGGTTCAAGAGCTTCAGACCAGCTGGTTGAGCTTGGCCTGGAACCTCCAGGGGCTGCCACATCACATCCAGGCGCTGCCTCAGTACTTGCAACATCAGCTAGTGTCTATGTTCTTCTTTATCTCCCAGATGTATGACTTAGGCTgcccacccccccaaccccacccgTCTGATCAGGATGGAAGTCTCAATGATGCCGAGACCCCTTCAGCTCACAACGGCGTGGTCCAGGCTCGCCTACAAGCTAAACCTACTTTCAGAGCGAGGTGGCCAACCAAGATGCCTGACTTTGACACTGGGTGTAATGTTAAATGA
- the LOC116699432 gene encoding perilipin-2 isoform X2 — MPTNNNQQKMPSAAARLSKLPMVHFACSKLSVLYTDTKCSYPKMKSVCEVLESSVTAVVSPVLVQMEPQISVANDVACRSLDWLETAFPVLHTPTEQIVATAKNKMHEIQDMVSVAANGTVDCAALTVAWLMNRIQQVDNPADQSLVVRALCVASVGLDSALITSEALLDRVLPSTEEDKEEEANLVEGFEAATLSRRYTVRLVSLAAKLCRRTYKMFGSKMQSVQVCCHGEFVQVYKSGSRASDQLVELGLEPPGAATSHPGAASVLATSASVYVLLYLPDV, encoded by the exons ATGCCGACGAACAACAACCAGCAG AAGATGCCAAGTGCAGCTGCCAGACTTTCCAAGCTGCCCATGGTTCACTTCGCTTGTTCCAAGCTGTCGGTGTTGTACACTGACACCAAATGCAGCTACCCCAAAATGAAGTCTGTGTGTGAGGTGCTGGAGAGCAGCGTGACCGCTGTGGTTTCACCTGTCCTTGTTCAAATGGAGCCCCAGA TTTCGGTTGCAAATGATGTTGCCTGTAGAAGTCTTGACTGGCTAGAGACTGCCTTCCCTGTGCTACACACACCCACGGAGCag aTTGTTGCTACTGCCAAGAACAAGATGCATGAGATCCAGGATATGGTGAGTGTTGCAGCTAATGGAACTGTGGACTGTGCAGCGCTCACAGTTGCATGGCTGATGAACAGGATACAGCAGGTAGACAACCCGGCTGACCAGTCACTTGTGGTGAGAGCCCTTTGTGTTGCCAGTGTGGGACTGGACTCTGCTCTGATCACGTCAGAGGCTCTGCTGGACCGGGTGCTTCCTTCCACTGAAGAAGATAAAG AGGAAGAAGCTAACTTGGTGGAGGGTTTTGAAGCGGCCACCCTCAGCAGAAGATACACTGTACGACTGGTTTCACTGGCTGCCAAGCTGTGCAGGAGGACCTACAAAATGTTTGGGTCCAAGATGCAATCTGTTCAGGTGTGCT GTCATGGAGAGTTTGTCCAGGTCTACAAGTCTGGTTCAAGAGCTTCAGACCAGCTGGTTGAGCTTGGCCTGGAACCTCCAGGGGCTGCCACATCACATCCAGGCGCTGCCTCAGTACTTGCAACATCAGCTAGTGTCTATGTTCTTCTTTATCTCCCAGATGTATGA